A genomic region of Mycobacterium senriense contains the following coding sequences:
- a CDS encoding alpha/beta hydrolase: protein MSDKHLVLIHGSWSRGDQWAPARRAFMERGFTVHTPTLRHHELPLLEGAPKIARLSIRDYVDDLVALVSSLDPPPLLVGHSMGGLLVQLVAARTAHAGMIAACPSVVGPSGINPTTLGIALRHALIPRPWAKPVYPPTWRQFSRGVAGAQTEEIARETFNDLVCESGRVLFFELAMPWLDRTKAARVNYDAISGPVLIIGGGQDRIVPPRLALRTAARYANASYAEIPGSDHMVFGGKALPITMSHFDDWVASQDTFSAGP, encoded by the coding sequence GTGTCCGACAAGCACCTCGTGCTCATCCATGGCTCGTGGAGCCGTGGCGACCAGTGGGCGCCCGCACGCCGCGCTTTCATGGAACGTGGCTTCACGGTTCACACCCCAACGTTGCGACATCATGAGTTGCCTTTGCTCGAGGGCGCACCGAAAATCGCAAGGCTGAGTATTCGCGACTATGTCGACGACCTCGTAGCCCTCGTTTCGTCGCTGGATCCCCCGCCACTTCTGGTCGGACACTCAATGGGCGGACTGCTGGTCCAGCTTGTCGCCGCTCGAACCGCGCATGCCGGCATGATTGCCGCCTGCCCGTCCGTGGTGGGTCCCTCCGGTATCAACCCGACGACACTGGGAATTGCGCTGAGGCACGCTCTCATACCGCGGCCATGGGCTAAGCCGGTCTATCCCCCTACGTGGCGGCAGTTTTCACGCGGAGTCGCCGGCGCCCAGACCGAGGAGATTGCTCGCGAAACGTTCAACGACCTGGTCTGCGAATCCGGGCGAGTGCTGTTCTTCGAACTCGCCATGCCGTGGCTGGACCGAACCAAGGCCGCACGAGTTAACTACGACGCGATTTCCGGGCCGGTGCTCATCATCGGCGGCGGTCAAGACCGCATCGTGCCCCCGCGCCTGGCACTCCGGACCGCGGCCCGCTATGCGAACGCCAGCTACGCCGAAATTCCAGGGTCCGACCACATGGTGTTCGGCGGTAAGGCACTACCCATCACGATGAGCCACTTCGACGACTGGGTCGCGAGCCAGGACACCTTCTCAGCCGGACCCTAA
- a CDS encoding nuclear transport factor 2 family protein yields MSGHPAHEAGRRSREAVAARDKDAWLAVFADDAIVEDPIGPSVFDPEGRGHRGRDAISAFWDKAIAPTTKIEFFFRDTYQCGNEEANVGHILITTGEYQTTADGVFTYRVNAEGKMVALRAYWEMERAAANTKKVSG; encoded by the coding sequence GTGAGCGGGCATCCGGCGCACGAGGCAGGCCGCCGCTCCCGCGAGGCGGTGGCGGCCCGGGACAAGGACGCCTGGCTGGCGGTGTTCGCCGACGACGCCATCGTCGAGGACCCGATCGGGCCTTCGGTATTCGACCCCGAAGGCAGGGGGCACCGCGGTCGCGACGCGATCTCGGCCTTCTGGGACAAGGCCATCGCCCCCACCACCAAGATCGAGTTCTTCTTCCGCGACACGTATCAGTGCGGCAACGAGGAAGCCAACGTGGGGCACATCCTCATCACGACCGGTGAGTACCAGACGACCGCCGACGGCGTCTTCACCTACCGAGTCAACGCCGAGGGCAAGATGGTGGCCCTGCGCGCCTACTGGGAGATGGAGCGCGCGGCGGCCAACACCAAGAAGGTGTCCGGCTAG
- a CDS encoding thiolase domain-containing protein gives MAGAGPNVAAVLGTGQTKYVAKRQDVSMNGLVREAIDRALADSGSTFDDIDAVVVGKAPDFFEGVMMPELFMADAMGATGKPLIRVHTAGSVGGSTGVVAASLVQSGKYRRVLAMAWEKQSESNAMWALSIPIPFIKPVGAGAGGYFAPHVRSYIRRSGAPTNIGAIVAVKDRLNGSKNPLAHLQQSDITVEKVMSSPMLWDPIRYDETCPSSDGAAAVVIGNEEAAEARLAQGHPVAWIHATALRTEPLQFSGRDQVSPQAGRDAAAALWTAAGIESPIDEIDAAEIYVPFSWFEPMWLENLGFAAEGEGWKLTEAGETKIGGRLPVNPSGGVLSSNPIGASGLIRFAEAAIQVMGKGGDHQVPNVRKALGHAYGGGSQYYSMWVVGADKPAAQKVDA, from the coding sequence ATGGCCGGTGCAGGGCCAAACGTTGCTGCGGTACTAGGTACCGGACAAACGAAGTACGTCGCCAAACGCCAAGACGTTTCGATGAACGGCCTGGTGCGCGAGGCGATCGACCGGGCGCTGGCCGACTCCGGCAGCACCTTCGACGACATCGACGCCGTCGTTGTCGGCAAGGCGCCGGACTTCTTCGAGGGCGTCATGATGCCCGAGCTGTTCATGGCCGACGCCATGGGCGCCACCGGCAAGCCGCTGATCCGTGTGCACACCGCGGGATCGGTGGGCGGGTCCACCGGGGTGGTGGCCGCCAGCCTGGTGCAGTCCGGCAAGTACCGGCGGGTGCTCGCGATGGCATGGGAGAAGCAGTCGGAGTCAAATGCCATGTGGGCGTTGTCGATTCCGATCCCCTTCATCAAGCCGGTGGGTGCCGGCGCGGGCGGCTACTTCGCCCCGCACGTGCGCTCGTACATCCGCCGGTCCGGCGCGCCGACGAACATCGGTGCCATTGTCGCGGTCAAGGACCGGCTCAACGGCAGCAAGAACCCGCTGGCGCACCTGCAGCAGTCCGACATCACGGTCGAGAAGGTGATGTCGTCGCCGATGCTGTGGGACCCGATCCGTTACGACGAGACCTGCCCGTCGTCCGACGGTGCCGCCGCCGTGGTGATCGGCAACGAGGAGGCCGCCGAAGCCCGCCTGGCGCAAGGACATCCGGTGGCCTGGATTCACGCCACCGCGTTGCGCACCGAGCCGCTGCAGTTCTCCGGGCGCGACCAGGTCAGCCCGCAGGCCGGCCGCGACGCGGCCGCGGCGCTGTGGACCGCCGCCGGCATCGAGAGTCCGATCGACGAGATCGACGCCGCGGAGATCTACGTGCCGTTCTCCTGGTTCGAGCCGATGTGGTTGGAAAACCTCGGGTTTGCCGCCGAGGGCGAAGGCTGGAAACTCACCGAAGCCGGCGAAACCAAGATCGGCGGCCGGCTGCCGGTGAACCCGTCGGGCGGCGTGCTGTCGTCGAACCCGATCGGCGCCTCCGGCCTGATTCGCTTCGCCGAAGCGGCCATTCAGGTGATGGGCAAGGGTGGCGACCACCAGGTGCCCAACGTGCGAAAGGCCCTGGGGCACGCCTACGGCGGTGGCTCGCAGTACTACTCGATGTGGGTGGTGGGCGCCGATAAGCCGGCGGCCCAGAAGGTCGATGCGTGA
- a CDS encoding thiolase domain-containing protein — protein sequence MSARNVAVVGFAHAPHVRRTDGTTNGVEMLIPCFAQLYEELGISRTDIGFWCSGSSDYLAGRAFSFISAIDSIGAVPPINESHVEMDAAWALYEAYIKILTGEVDTALVYGFGKSSAGVLRQILTRQTDPYTVAPLWPDSISIAGLQARIGLDSRKWTEEHMARVAFESFTNARRVDNVEGAISVGELLERPFFADPLRRHDIAPITDGAAAIVLAAGDRARELRENPAWITGIEHRIETPSLGARDLTESPSTRAAAHVATGGRTDNLDVAEICAPFTHQHLIIADAIWIPGRTKVNPSGGALAANPMFVAGLERIGFAAQHIWNGSAERVLAHATSGPALQQNLVAVMEGKN from the coding sequence ATGAGCGCTCGCAACGTTGCGGTCGTCGGCTTTGCCCACGCCCCACACGTCCGCCGCACCGACGGCACCACCAACGGTGTCGAGATGTTGATTCCGTGCTTCGCCCAGCTGTACGAAGAGCTGGGCATCAGCAGGACCGACATCGGCTTCTGGTGTTCCGGATCATCCGATTACCTTGCCGGACGGGCATTTTCGTTCATCTCGGCGATCGACTCGATCGGTGCCGTCCCGCCGATCAACGAATCGCATGTCGAAATGGACGCGGCCTGGGCACTTTACGAGGCCTACATCAAGATCCTGACCGGCGAGGTCGACACCGCGCTGGTGTACGGCTTCGGTAAGTCCTCGGCCGGCGTCCTGCGTCAGATCCTGACGCGGCAGACCGACCCGTACACCGTCGCGCCGTTATGGCCCGATTCGATATCGATAGCCGGGCTGCAGGCGCGCATCGGGCTCGACAGCCGCAAGTGGACCGAGGAGCATATGGCCCGCGTTGCCTTCGAGTCCTTTACCAACGCGCGCCGGGTGGACAATGTGGAGGGGGCCATCAGCGTGGGCGAACTGCTCGAGCGGCCGTTCTTCGCCGACCCACTGCGGCGTCACGACATCGCCCCGATCACCGACGGTGCCGCGGCCATCGTGCTCGCGGCCGGCGACCGGGCGCGCGAACTGCGCGAAAACCCCGCGTGGATAACCGGAATCGAGCATCGCATCGAAACCCCGTCGCTGGGGGCGCGGGATCTCACCGAGTCCCCGTCGACCAGGGCCGCGGCCCACGTGGCCACCGGTGGCAGGACCGACAACCTCGATGTGGCCGAGATCTGCGCACCGTTCACCCACCAGCACCTGATCATCGCGGACGCCATCTGGATACCGGGACGGACCAAGGTCAACCCGTCCGGCGGCGCGCTGGCGGCCAATCCCATGTTCGTCGCCGGTCTCGAACGCATCGGCTTCGCGGCACAACATATCTGGAACGGTTCGGCTGAGCGGGTGCTGGCGCACGCCACCAGCGGGCCTGCGCTACAACAGAACCTGGTCGCGGTGATGGAAGGGAAGAACTGA
- a CDS encoding Zn-ribbon domain-containing OB-fold protein, producing the protein MTASSSSPPLMDHPEPPLAAPLTLSFDYTRSVGPTLSKFFTALRDRHVLGVRGSDGRVHVPPAEYDPVTYEPLGEMVPVSSVGTVVSWTWQPEPIEGQPLDRPFAWALIKLDGADTPLIHAVDAGEPKAIKTGTRVHVHWVDEPVGAITDIAYFALGDEAEAATERSDGAKDPVTMIVTPVSLTIQHSASHEESAYLRAIAQGKLLGAKTGENGKVYFPPHGADPATGQPTTEFVELPDKGTVTTFAIINIPFQGQRIKPPYVAAYVLLDGSDIPFLHLVADIDAHEVRMGMRVEAVWKPREEWGFGIDNIEYFRPTGEPDAEYDTYKHHL; encoded by the coding sequence GTGACAGCCAGCTCGAGTAGCCCGCCCCTGATGGATCACCCTGAGCCACCGCTCGCCGCGCCACTGACATTGTCCTTCGACTACACCCGTTCGGTCGGCCCCACGCTGAGCAAGTTCTTCACCGCGCTGCGCGACCGGCACGTCCTGGGTGTGCGCGGATCGGATGGCCGGGTGCACGTGCCGCCGGCGGAATATGACCCGGTCACCTACGAGCCGCTGGGCGAGATGGTACCGGTGTCCAGCGTCGGCACCGTGGTCTCGTGGACCTGGCAGCCCGAGCCGATCGAGGGCCAGCCACTGGACCGGCCGTTCGCCTGGGCGCTGATCAAGCTGGACGGCGCCGACACCCCGCTGATCCACGCGGTGGACGCGGGCGAGCCGAAGGCCATCAAGACCGGCACCCGGGTGCATGTGCACTGGGTGGACGAGCCGGTCGGCGCCATCACCGACATCGCCTATTTCGCGCTCGGCGACGAAGCCGAGGCCGCGACCGAGCGGTCGGACGGCGCCAAAGACCCGGTGACCATGATCGTCACGCCCGTCTCACTGACCATCCAGCACAGCGCCTCCCACGAGGAGAGCGCCTACCTGCGGGCCATCGCGCAGGGCAAGCTGCTCGGCGCGAAGACGGGCGAGAACGGGAAGGTCTATTTCCCGCCGCACGGCGCCGACCCGGCCACCGGTCAGCCGACGACCGAGTTCGTGGAGCTGCCGGACAAGGGCACCGTCACGACGTTCGCGATCATCAACATCCCGTTCCAGGGCCAGCGCATCAAGCCGCCCTACGTGGCGGCCTACGTGCTGCTCGACGGGTCCGACATCCCGTTTTTGCATCTGGTCGCCGACATCGACGCCCACGAGGTACGGATGGGCATGCGCGTCGAGGCGGTGTGGAAACCCCGCGAGGAGTGGGGATTCGGCATCGACAACATCGAGTACTTCCGGCCGACCGGGGAACCCGACGCCGAGTACGACACCTACAAGCACCACCTGTAA
- a CDS encoding LLM class F420-dependent oxidoreductase, with translation MKLGLQLGYWGAQPPQNHGELVAAAEEAGYDAVFTAEAWGSDAYTPLAWLGSSTSRVRLGTSVVQLSARTPTACAMAALTLDHLSGGRHVLGLGVSGPQVVEGWYGQSFPKPLARTREYIDIIRQVWAREAPVTSAGPHYPLPLTGERASGLGKPLKPITHPLRADIPIMLGAEGPKNVALAAEICDGWLPIFYTPRMADTYNEWLDEGFARPGARRSRENFEICATANIVITEDRSAAFAAMKPYIALYMGGMGAEDTNFHADVYRRMGYSEVVDDVTKLFRSNQKDKAAEIIPDEVIDDAAIVGDLDYVRKQIKAWEAAGVTMMVVSGRSTEQVRELATLI, from the coding sequence ATGAAGCTGGGATTGCAGCTGGGATATTGGGGCGCTCAGCCGCCGCAGAACCATGGCGAGCTCGTCGCCGCGGCCGAGGAGGCCGGATACGACGCCGTCTTCACCGCCGAGGCTTGGGGTTCGGACGCCTACACACCGCTGGCCTGGCTGGGTTCGTCGACGTCGCGGGTGCGGCTGGGCACCTCGGTGGTCCAGCTGTCCGCCCGCACCCCGACGGCCTGCGCCATGGCGGCCCTGACGCTCGACCACCTGTCCGGTGGGCGCCACGTTCTCGGCCTCGGCGTCTCCGGCCCGCAGGTGGTCGAGGGCTGGTACGGCCAGTCGTTCCCCAAGCCGCTGGCCCGCACCCGTGAATACATCGACATCATCCGGCAGGTGTGGGCGCGCGAGGCCCCGGTGACCAGCGCCGGGCCGCACTACCCGCTGCCGCTGACCGGCGAGCGCGCTTCGGGTCTGGGCAAGCCGCTCAAGCCCATCACCCATCCGCTGCGGGCCGACATCCCGATCATGCTGGGCGCCGAGGGACCGAAGAACGTCGCGCTGGCCGCCGAGATCTGCGACGGCTGGCTGCCGATCTTCTACACGCCGCGCATGGCCGACACCTACAACGAATGGCTGGACGAGGGGTTCGCCCGGCCGGGCGCACGCCGCAGCCGTGAGAACTTCGAGATCTGTGCGACGGCCAACATCGTCATCACCGAGGACCGCAGCGCCGCCTTCGCGGCCATGAAGCCCTACATCGCGCTCTACATGGGCGGGATGGGCGCGGAGGACACCAACTTTCACGCCGACGTCTACCGCCGGATGGGCTACTCCGAGGTGGTCGACGACGTGACGAAGCTATTCCGCAGCAACCAGAAGGACAAGGCCGCGGAAATCATCCCCGACGAGGTGATCGACGACGCCGCAATCGTCGGCGACCTGGACTACGTGCGTAAGCAGATCAAGGCCTGGGAGGCCGCCGGCGTCACCATGATGGTGGTGTCCGGCCGCAGTACGGAGCAGGTCCGCGAGCTGGCGACGCTGATCTGA
- a CDS encoding acetoacetate decarboxylase family protein, with translation MPESQHVVAGTVLTMPVRIRKADVHTAMFSVDAQAAQRLIDYSGLQVCQPRPGRAVVNLMLARYIDGDLGQYHEFGTCVMVNPPGSTARGWRALGDAAAFIHHLPVDQSFTLEAGRSIWGFPKIMADFTVREHGRFGFDVSADGAHIAGIDFSRGAPVPSMFTSRPQVLKTYTFADGTTREVPWEMRVRGLRGRLGGAKLRLGDHAYAEELASLGLPKRAMVSGSVGHVEMTFGDAHPLG, from the coding sequence ATGCCTGAGTCACAACACGTAGTTGCGGGGACAGTCCTCACCATGCCGGTGCGGATACGAAAAGCGGACGTACACACCGCGATGTTTTCGGTGGATGCGCAAGCGGCACAACGCCTTATCGACTACAGCGGGCTGCAGGTCTGCCAGCCCCGCCCCGGCCGGGCGGTGGTGAACCTGATGCTGGCGCGCTACATCGACGGCGATTTGGGGCAGTACCACGAATTCGGTACCTGCGTCATGGTCAACCCGCCCGGCTCGACGGCGCGCGGCTGGCGGGCCCTGGGCGATGCGGCGGCGTTCATCCACCATCTGCCCGTCGACCAGAGCTTCACCCTGGAAGCCGGGCGCTCGATCTGGGGATTCCCGAAGATCATGGCGGACTTCACCGTTCGCGAGCACGGCCGGTTCGGATTCGACGTCAGCGCCGATGGCGCGCACATCGCCGGCATTGACTTCAGCCGCGGAGCGCCGGTGCCCTCGATGTTCACGTCGCGTCCGCAGGTGCTCAAGACCTACACCTTCGCCGACGGCACCACCCGGGAAGTGCCGTGGGAGATGCGGGTGCGCGGATTGCGCGGTCGGCTCGGGGGGGCGAAGTTGCGACTGGGCGATCACGCCTACGCCGAGGAGCTGGCGTCGCTGGGCCTGCCAAAGCGGGCGATGGTCTCTGGATCGGTCGGCCACGTCGAGATGACATTCGGCGACGCCCACCCGCTCGGCTGA
- a CDS encoding cytochrome P450, translating to MTSTIPEAISNIDLTDGNFYADRHTSREAYRWMRANQPVFRDRNGLAGATTYQAILDAERNPELFSSTGGIRPDQPGMPYMIDMDDPAHLLRRKLVNAGFTRKRVKEKEPSIAKLCDTLIDAVCERGECDFVRDIAAPLPMAVIGDMLGVLPQERGMLLKWSDDLVCGLSSHIDPESAVAQSVMNAFAAYTAFTMDIINKRRADPTDDLFSILVNAEVEGQRMSDDEIVMETLLILIGGDETTRHTLSGGTEQLVRHRDQWDALVRDPSLLPGAIEEMLRWTSPVKNMCRILTADTEFHGTPLREGEKIMLLFESGNFDESMFEDPDNFDIRRNPNSHMAFGFGTHFCLGNQLARLELSMMTERVLKRLPDLRLAEDDSTLPLRPANFVSGLEAMPVVFTPSAPLLG from the coding sequence ATGACTTCGACCATCCCCGAAGCTATCTCGAACATCGACCTGACCGACGGCAACTTCTACGCCGACCGTCACACGTCGCGCGAGGCCTATCGCTGGATGCGGGCCAACCAGCCGGTGTTTCGTGATCGCAACGGACTGGCCGGTGCTACCACGTATCAAGCCATCCTCGATGCCGAGCGCAATCCGGAACTGTTCTCCAGCACGGGCGGCATCCGTCCCGATCAACCCGGCATGCCCTACATGATCGACATGGACGATCCGGCACACCTGTTGCGGCGCAAGCTGGTCAACGCCGGCTTCACCCGTAAGCGGGTCAAGGAAAAGGAGCCGTCCATCGCCAAGCTGTGCGACACCCTGATCGACGCGGTGTGTGAACGCGGCGAGTGTGACTTCGTCCGCGACATCGCCGCCCCGCTGCCGATGGCGGTGATCGGCGACATGCTGGGCGTGCTGCCCCAGGAACGCGGCATGCTGTTGAAGTGGTCCGACGACCTGGTGTGCGGGCTGAGCTCGCACATCGACCCGGAATCGGCGGTCGCCCAAAGCGTGATGAACGCCTTCGCCGCCTACACCGCGTTCACCATGGACATCATCAACAAGCGGCGCGCCGACCCCACCGACGACCTGTTCTCCATCTTGGTGAACGCCGAGGTGGAGGGTCAGCGGATGTCCGACGACGAGATCGTCATGGAGACACTGCTGATCCTCATCGGCGGCGACGAGACCACGAGGCACACGTTGAGCGGGGGGACAGAGCAGCTGGTGCGTCACCGCGACCAGTGGGATGCCCTGGTGCGCGATCCCTCGCTGCTGCCCGGCGCCATCGAGGAGATGCTGCGCTGGACCTCGCCGGTGAAGAACATGTGCCGGATCCTGACCGCCGACACCGAATTCCACGGCACCCCACTGCGTGAGGGCGAGAAGATCATGCTGCTGTTCGAGTCGGGCAACTTCGACGAGTCGATGTTCGAGGATCCGGACAACTTCGACATCCGGCGTAACCCCAACAGCCACATGGCTTTCGGTTTCGGCACGCACTTCTGCCTCGGGAACCAGCTGGCCCGCCTGGAACTGTCGATGATGACCGAGCGGGTGCTCAAGCGGCTGCCGGATCTCCGGCTGGCCGAGGACGATTCGACCCTGCCGCTGCGGCCGGCGAACTTCGTCAGCGGCCTGGAAGCGATGCCGGTGGTGTTCACCCCGAGCGCGCCGCTGCTGGGCTGA
- a CDS encoding crotonase/enoyl-CoA hydratase family protein, with protein MPIVEGKAVAVSVENAGTPANTENGETGPDALVEQRGHTLIVTMNRPHRRNALSTEMMEIMVQAWDRVDNDDDIRCCILTGAGGYFCAGMDLKAATQKPPGESFKDGSYDPSRIDALLKGRRLKKPLIAAVEGPAIAGGTEILQGTDIRVAGESAKFGISEAKWSLYPMGGSAVRLVRQIPYTVACDLLLTGRHITATEAKEMGLIGHVVPDGQALTKALEIAEVIENNGPLAVQAILKTIRETEGMHEEEAFKPDTANGIPVFLSEDSKEGPRAFAEKRKPNFKNR; from the coding sequence GTGCCCATTGTCGAGGGAAAGGCGGTAGCCGTGTCCGTGGAGAATGCCGGAACCCCAGCAAACACAGAAAACGGGGAGACCGGGCCCGACGCGCTGGTGGAACAGCGTGGTCACACCCTCATCGTGACCATGAATCGGCCACACCGCCGCAACGCCTTGAGCACGGAAATGATGGAAATCATGGTCCAGGCCTGGGACCGCGTCGACAACGACGACGACATCCGCTGCTGCATCCTGACCGGCGCCGGTGGCTACTTCTGCGCGGGCATGGACCTCAAGGCAGCAACCCAGAAGCCGCCGGGTGAGTCGTTCAAGGACGGCAGCTACGACCCGTCGCGAATCGACGCGTTGCTCAAAGGGCGTCGGCTGAAAAAGCCACTGATCGCCGCCGTCGAGGGCCCGGCCATCGCCGGGGGCACCGAGATCCTGCAGGGCACCGACATCCGGGTCGCCGGCGAGAGCGCCAAATTCGGCATCTCCGAGGCCAAGTGGAGCCTGTACCCGATGGGCGGCTCGGCGGTCCGCCTGGTGCGCCAGATCCCCTACACCGTGGCCTGCGACCTGCTGCTGACCGGACGGCACATCACCGCCACCGAAGCCAAGGAGATGGGCCTGATCGGGCACGTCGTTCCCGACGGGCAGGCGCTGACCAAGGCGCTCGAGATCGCCGAGGTCATCGAGAACAACGGGCCCCTGGCCGTGCAGGCGATCCTCAAGACGATCCGCGAGACCGAGGGCATGCACGAGGAGGAGGCCTTCAAGCCCGACACCGCCAATGGCATCCCGGTGTTCCTTTCCGAGGACTCCAAGGAAGGCCCGCGGGCGTTCGCCGAGAAGCGCAAGCCCAACTTCAAAAACCGCTAG
- a CDS encoding acyl-CoA synthetase produces the protein MAVALNIADLAEHAIDAVPDRVALICGDEKLTYAQLEEKANRLAHYLLEQGVKKDDKVGLYCRNRIEIVIAMLGIVKAGAILVNINFRYVEGELRYLFENSDMVALVHERQYSDRVANVLPETPDVKTVLVVEDGSDNDYTSYGGVEFYSAIANSSPERDFGERSADDIYLLYTGGTTGFPKGVMWRHEDIYRVLFGGTDFATGEFVKDEYDLAKAAAANPPMIRHPIPPMIHGATQSATWMSLFSGQTTVLAPEFNADEVWRTIHEHKVNLLFFTGDAMARPLLDALLAHQDKGNEYDLSSLFLLASTAALFSPSIKEKFLELLPNRVITDSIGSSETGFGGTSIVAKDAPHAGGPRVTIDHRTVVLDEEGNEVKPGSGVRGFIAKKGNIPVGYYKDEKKTAETFKTFNGVRYAIPGDFAEVEADGTVTMLGRGSVSINSGGEKIYPEEVEAALKGHPDVFDALVVGVPDPRYGQHVAAVVQPRPGTRPALSELDSFVRSEIAGYKVPRSLWLVDEVKRSPAGKPDYRWAKEQTEARPADDVHAAHATA, from the coding sequence GTGGCCGTGGCCTTGAATATTGCCGACCTTGCAGAGCACGCCATTGACGCTGTGCCCGACCGTGTCGCCCTGATCTGCGGCGACGAGAAGTTGACCTATGCCCAGCTTGAGGAGAAGGCCAACCGCCTGGCTCACTACCTGTTGGAGCAGGGGGTGAAAAAGGACGACAAGGTCGGACTGTACTGCCGCAACCGCATCGAGATCGTCATCGCGATGCTCGGCATCGTGAAGGCCGGCGCCATCCTGGTGAACATCAACTTCCGCTACGTCGAGGGCGAGCTGCGCTACCTGTTCGAGAACTCCGACATGGTCGCGCTGGTCCACGAGCGCCAGTACTCCGACCGGGTGGCCAACGTGCTGCCCGAGACCCCCGACGTCAAGACGGTCCTGGTCGTCGAGGACGGCAGCGACAACGACTACACAAGCTACGGCGGCGTGGAGTTCTACTCCGCGATCGCGAACAGCTCGCCCGAGCGCGATTTCGGTGAGCGCAGCGCCGACGACATCTATCTGCTCTACACCGGCGGCACCACCGGCTTCCCGAAGGGCGTGATGTGGCGCCACGAGGACATCTACCGGGTGCTGTTCGGTGGAACCGACTTCGCCACAGGCGAATTCGTCAAGGATGAATACGACCTGGCGAAGGCGGCCGCGGCCAACCCGCCGATGATCCGCCACCCGATTCCGCCGATGATCCACGGCGCCACCCAGTCGGCCACCTGGATGTCGTTGTTCTCGGGCCAAACAACCGTGCTGGCACCGGAATTCAACGCCGACGAGGTCTGGCGCACGATTCACGAGCACAAGGTGAACCTGCTGTTCTTCACCGGCGACGCGATGGCCCGGCCGCTGCTGGACGCGCTGCTGGCCCACCAGGACAAGGGCAACGAGTACGACCTGTCGTCGTTGTTCCTGCTCGCCTCCACCGCCGCGCTGTTCTCGCCGAGCATCAAGGAGAAGTTCCTCGAGCTGCTGCCCAACCGCGTCATCACCGACTCCATCGGATCGTCGGAGACCGGATTCGGCGGCACCAGCATCGTCGCCAAGGACGCGCCGCACGCCGGTGGCCCGCGCGTGACGATCGACCACCGCACCGTCGTCCTCGACGAGGAGGGCAACGAGGTCAAGCCCGGCTCCGGCGTGCGCGGCTTCATCGCGAAGAAGGGCAACATTCCCGTCGGTTACTACAAGGACGAGAAGAAGACCGCCGAAACGTTCAAGACGTTCAACGGCGTGCGCTACGCCATCCCCGGCGACTTCGCCGAGGTCGAGGCCGACGGCACCGTCACGATGCTGGGCCGCGGCTCGGTGTCGATCAACAGCGGCGGCGAGAAGATCTACCCCGAGGAGGTCGAGGCCGCGCTCAAGGGCCACCCCGACGTCTTCGACGCCCTGGTGGTCGGCGTGCCCGACCCCCGGTACGGGCAGCACGTCGCCGCCGTCGTACAGCCGCGACCGGGCACCCGGCCCGCGTTGTCGGAGCTGGACAGCTTCGTGCGCTCCGAGATCGCGGGCTACAAGGTGCCGCGCAGCTTGTGGCTGGTCGACGAGGTCAAGCGCTCGCCCGCGGGTAAACCCGACTACCGCTGGGCCAAGGAGCAGACCGAGGCCCGCCCGGCCGATGACGTGCACGCCGCTCACGCCACTGCGTGA